The following are from one region of the Candidatus Hydrothermales bacterium genome:
- a CDS encoding M20/M25/M40 family metallo-hydrolase, whose translation MNEIKKLLRELTSFDAPSGRESELSAYIENYLKELGFKTEIDYFGNVTARLQKNSGKRIVLTAHIDQILLYVTRVDRNYIILDTRMSEKSILKGKEVILITKRGKYKGIIGMTPPHLKGKGKEEYIYIDLGLINPQEIEVKAGDPVVFYSEFKELGEYVCAGRSFDNRASVALLLYSAKDLKDISFKGEVILYLTVQEEISGLGASLLVRKLNPDIVLCFDVTFAKAKLDEESEIELNKGPAISKGPFITRKISDKLIAIAKREEIPYQIEVLESYTGTDLDVFFVKDGGVPSALISIPLRYMHSPNEVLDIRDILRAKKLILSYIREELT comes from the coding sequence ATGAATGAGATAAAAAAGTTATTAAGGGAACTCACAAGCTTTGACGCTCCAAGCGGAAGAGAAAGTGAACTCTCAGCTTACATAGAAAACTACCTAAAAGAACTAGGATTTAAAACTGAAATCGATTATTTTGGAAATGTCACCGCAAGATTACAAAAAAATAGTGGAAAAAGAATCGTCCTCACAGCTCATATTGATCAAATACTACTTTATGTAACAAGAGTAGATAGAAATTACATAATCTTAGATACAAGAATGTCAGAGAAGAGCATATTAAAGGGAAAGGAGGTAATCCTTATTACCAAAAGGGGTAAATACAAGGGAATTATAGGAATGACACCACCTCATTTAAAAGGAAAGGGCAAAGAGGAGTATATTTATATAGACTTGGGACTTATAAATCCTCAAGAAATTGAGGTAAAAGCTGGAGATCCAGTTGTTTTCTATTCAGAGTTTAAAGAATTAGGAGAGTATGTATGTGCAGGAAGATCTTTTGATAACAGAGCATCTGTTGCTCTTTTACTTTATAGTGCCAAAGATTTAAAAGATATTAGCTTCAAAGGAGAAGTTATTCTTTATCTAACTGTACAAGAAGAGATAAGTGGACTTGGAGCATCTCTTTTAGTTAGAAAATTAAATCCAGATATAGTTTTATGTTTTGATGTAACCTTTGCGAAGGCAAAATTAGACGAGGAATCCGAGATAGAACTGAATAAGGGTCCTGCCATCTCAAAGGGACCTTTTATAACAAGAAAAATTTCGGATAAGCTAATAGCAATAGCAAAAAGAGAGGAAATACCTTATCAAATAGAAGTATTAGAAAGCTACACAGGAACAGATCTTGACGTATTTTTTGTAAAAGACGGTGGAGTCCCCTCAGCCCTAATTTCTATTCCCCTAAGATATATGCACTCACCAAATGAAGTATTAGATATCAGAGATATTTTGAGAGCAAAAAAATTAATTTTATCATACATAAGGGAGGAACTAACTTGA
- a CDS encoding ParA family protein — protein sequence MKIISVCNQKGGVGKTTTCMNLGHALSLLEKKVLLIDLDVQANLTSGLGLKNIKKGVFEILAEEDDLEGVIVPRNDFWVAPSTGKRVLYFEKEKAKIFSENLKKLNFDYVIIDTPPSLGDSSIFALTTSNFALIPVQSEYFALEGLVSLLSTIKYVKAHYNPNIAIMGFIITMHDSRLLLSKKVESELRKAFGEKVFKTIIPRNVRLAESPSFGKTIFEYDKNSTGAESYLNLAKEVLQFERKKEPLRTYSE from the coding sequence TTGAAAATAATATCAGTTTGTAATCAGAAAGGTGGGGTAGGAAAAACAACAACATGTATGAATTTAGGTCATGCACTAAGTCTCCTTGAAAAAAAGGTTCTCCTAATAGATTTGGACGTGCAAGCTAACTTAACAAGCGGATTAGGTTTAAAAAATATAAAAAAGGGTGTTTTCGAAATTTTAGCAGAAGAAGATGATCTAGAAGGGGTAATAGTACCCAGAAACGATTTTTGGGTAGCCCCGTCTACCGGGAAGAGAGTACTTTACTTTGAAAAGGAAAAGGCTAAAATTTTCTCGGAAAATTTAAAAAAACTCAATTTTGACTACGTTATAATAGATACACCGCCATCTCTTGGAGACAGTTCAATCTTTGCCCTAACCACAAGTAATTTTGCTTTAATTCCTGTTCAGAGTGAATATTTTGCTCTTGAGGGTCTTGTATCTTTACTATCTACAATAAAGTATGTGAAAGCCCACTATAACCCAAATATTGCAATAATGGGATTTATCATAACAATGCATGATTCAAGACTTTTACTCTCAAAAAAAGTTGAAAGTGAATTAAGAAAAGCCTTTGGTGAGAAGGTTTTTAAAACTATTATTCCCCGAAACGTTAGATTAGCTGAGTCACCTTCTTTTGGTAAAACAATTTTCGAGTACGACAAAAATTCAACAGGAGCTGAAAGTTACCTTAATCTTGCAAAGGAGGTACTACAATTTGAGAGAAAAAAAGAACCCCTTAGGACGTACTCTGAATGA
- a CDS encoding M48 family metalloprotease, giving the protein MTRLFALFENYPELKANENVLKLQEELIHTKNRIAFERQHFNDSVMIYNTEIQVFPLVTKIPLFTTIAFLFSTLNSFISYKFGDSIILKVAGTREPNPSDLKEKTLLNVVEEMKIASGLPIPKVYIIDIEIPNAFATGKNPENSSIVVTRGLLELLNREELQGVIGHKISHIRNRDVLVMTVAATLVGAIVLLSDLSYRLPTSNLFKMSKISRARVIRSKRVPILIPLIIVLLFILSILGPLFARLTFFAISRSREYLADASSAELTRNPLSLAKALEKNFIPSDT; this is encoded by the coding sequence ATAACAAGACTTTTTGCATTATTTGAAAACTATCCTGAATTAAAGGCAAACGAAAACGTTCTAAAACTCCAAGAAGAATTGATACATACAAAAAATAGAATTGCCTTTGAAAGACAACACTTTAATGATTCAGTCATGATCTACAATACTGAAATTCAAGTTTTCCCTTTAGTTACAAAAATACCCCTTTTTACCACAATAGCTTTCCTCTTTTCAACTTTAAATTCTTTTATTTCATACAAATTTGGAGATAGCATAATCTTAAAAGTCGCAGGTACAAGAGAACCGAATCCCTCAGATCTTAAGGAAAAAACTCTCCTGAATGTTGTGGAAGAAATGAAAATAGCCTCTGGACTTCCAATACCAAAGGTTTACATAATTGATATAGAAATTCCCAATGCCTTTGCTACTGGCAAAAATCCAGAAAACTCCTCTATTGTGGTTACAAGGGGACTTTTGGAACTTTTAAACAGAGAGGAACTTCAGGGTGTTATTGGACATAAAATTTCACACATAAGAAATAGAGATGTTCTTGTTATGACCGTAGCAGCAACACTTGTCGGAGCTATTGTTCTTCTATCTGATTTATCCTATAGATTGCCTACATCAAACCTTTTTAAGATGAGCAAAATTTCTAGAGCGAGAGTAATAAGATCTAAAAGAGTGCCAATACTTATCCCTTTAATTATAGTTTTACTTTTTATTCTTTCAATTTTAGGCCCACTATTTGCAAGACTCACATTCTTTGCAATATCTCGATCAAGAGAGTATCTTGCTGATGCAAGCTCAGCTGAATTAACAAGAAACCCACTATCTTTAGCTAAGGCCCTTGAAAAAAATTTCATCCCTTCAGATACCTAG
- a CDS encoding ParB/RepB/Spo0J family partition protein, with protein MREKKNPLGRTLNELLSKREEIINIPVSNIRKSKFQPRIRLTPESLKELVDSIKEKGIIEPIIVRPIEDGFEIVAGHRRFLAAQELGLETVPCIVKELTEREAAEISIIENIQRENLTPIEEAIAIRKLIEEFNLTHEEVAKKIGKSRVYVTNILRLLKLPDRIKEKLEKGEISEGHARALLSVKNEEEMIKLAEEIVKSKISVREIEKKVFKKNDKREFEKEEEMLRKKWGVEVKISFKGKSGKIEFVFKNENEFKFLLEELLK; from the coding sequence TTGAGAGAAAAAAAGAACCCCTTAGGACGTACTCTGAATGAACTTTTATCAAAAAGAGAAGAAATAATAAATATACCCGTTAGTAATATCAGAAAATCAAAGTTTCAACCAAGAATAAGACTAACTCCTGAGTCATTAAAAGAACTCGTTGACTCCATTAAAGAAAAGGGAATAATTGAACCGATAATAGTAAGACCAATTGAGGACGGTTTTGAAATAGTGGCTGGCCATAGAAGATTTCTTGCAGCACAAGAATTAGGACTAGAAACAGTTCCCTGTATAGTAAAAGAGTTAACCGAAAGAGAAGCAGCTGAAATTTCAATCATAGAAAACATACAAAGAGAAAACTTAACTCCAATTGAAGAGGCAATCGCAATAAGAAAACTTATAGAAGAATTTAACCTAACTCACGAAGAGGTAGCTAAAAAAATTGGAAAATCAAGGGTTTACGTAACTAATATTTTAAGACTTTTAAAACTACCCGATAGAATAAAAGAAAAATTGGAAAAAGGAGAGATCTCTGAGGGACATGCTAGAGCCCTTTTAAGTGTTAAAAACGAAGAAGAAATGATTAAACTAGCTGAGGAAATTGTTAAAAGTAAAATTTCAGTTAGAGAGATAGAAAAAAAGGTTTTTAAAAAAAACGATAAAAGAGAATTTGAAAAAGAAGAGGAAATGCTAAGAAAAAAATGGGGTGTTGAGGTTAAAATCTCCTTTAAAGGAAAATCTGGAAAAATAGAGTTTGTATTTAAAAACGAAAATGAATTTAAGTTTCTTTTGGAGGAACTTTTAAAATGA
- the hutU gene encoding urocanate hydratase, translating into MKKTIELLKMEPGKIKAPRGNKLNAKGWIQEAALRMLMNNVDHEVAEKPEELIVYGGTGKAARNWECFYAIVRELLELENDETLLIQSGKPVGVFKTHEWAPRVLIANSLLVPKWATQDYFTVLEAKGLIMFGQMTAGSWIYIGTQGIIQGTYETFAACARKYFGSSLRGKFVLTAGMGGMSGAQPLAVTMNEGVILDVEVDPKKIERRLRQGFCEFMVYNLEEALRLVDEALKKKIPRSVGLVGNASDIHPELVRRGIIPDVVTDQTSAHDPLNGYVPGRMTLEEALELRRKNPEDYLKRSYESIARHMEAILEMQKRGAIAFDYGNNIRGRAKEAGVEDAFKVPGFVIEFIRPLFCEGKGPFRWVALSGDKEDIYITDKLILELFPENESLRRWIKLAQEKVPFQGLPARICWLGYGEREKAGILFNRLVRENKVKAPIVIGRDHLDTGSVASPNRETEGMLDGSDAIADWPVLNALLNTASGASWVSLHHGGGVGIGYSIHAGQVVVADGTKLSEEKIERVLRNDPGLGIVRHADAGYEISIKIAKKNKIKIPMIREED; encoded by the coding sequence ATGAAAAAAACTATAGAACTTTTAAAGATGGAGCCGGGGAAAATTAAAGCACCCCGAGGCAATAAACTAAACGCAAAGGGGTGGATACAAGAGGCAGCTCTAAGAATGCTGATGAATAATGTAGACCATGAGGTAGCTGAAAAACCAGAAGAACTAATCGTTTACGGAGGAACCGGAAAGGCAGCAAGAAATTGGGAATGCTTCTACGCAATTGTAAGAGAACTTCTAGAACTTGAGAACGATGAAACCCTTTTGATTCAATCAGGTAAACCTGTAGGTGTATTCAAAACCCATGAGTGGGCTCCAAGAGTGCTAATCGCTAATTCCTTACTTGTCCCAAAATGGGCAACTCAAGACTACTTCACTGTGCTCGAAGCTAAAGGCCTAATTATGTTTGGACAGATGACCGCAGGATCCTGGATCTATATCGGAACCCAGGGAATAATCCAAGGAACCTATGAAACATTCGCTGCATGCGCAAGAAAATACTTTGGCTCCTCTCTAAGAGGAAAATTCGTACTAACAGCGGGCATGGGAGGTATGTCAGGAGCTCAACCTCTTGCCGTCACCATGAATGAAGGAGTAATCTTAGATGTAGAAGTTGATCCAAAAAAAATCGAAAGAAGATTAAGACAGGGATTCTGTGAATTTATGGTATATAACCTTGAGGAAGCCCTAAGACTTGTAGATGAAGCTCTCAAAAAGAAAATACCAAGATCAGTTGGACTTGTAGGAAATGCATCAGATATTCATCCCGAACTTGTAAGAAGAGGAATAATTCCAGATGTAGTTACTGACCAGACATCAGCTCATGATCCACTAAACGGCTATGTTCCCGGCAGAATGACTTTAGAAGAGGCCTTAGAGTTAAGAAGGAAAAATCCAGAGGATTACCTCAAAAGATCTTACGAATCAATAGCAAGACATATGGAGGCAATCTTAGAGATGCAAAAAAGAGGAGCTATTGCCTTTGATTATGGTAACAACATAAGAGGAAGAGCAAAAGAAGCAGGCGTAGAAGATGCATTTAAAGTTCCAGGATTTGTTATAGAGTTTATAAGACCCCTATTTTGTGAAGGAAAGGGGCCCTTCAGGTGGGTAGCTCTCTCAGGAGATAAGGAAGATATTTACATAACTGATAAGTTAATACTTGAACTTTTCCCTGAAAATGAGTCTTTAAGAAGATGGATAAAGTTAGCTCAGGAAAAGGTGCCGTTCCAAGGTTTGCCTGCTCGTATCTGTTGGCTTGGATATGGAGAAAGAGAAAAGGCTGGAATTCTTTTTAACAGGCTTGTAAGGGAAAATAAAGTAAAAGCCCCAATTGTAATAGGAAGAGATCACTTAGATACAGGTTCTGTTGCTTCTCCTAACAGGGAAACTGAGGGTATGTTAGATGGTTCTGATGCTATTGCTGATTGGCCTGTTTTAAATGCGCTTTTAAATACTGCCTCCGGTGCCTCCTGGGTTTCCCTACATCATGGCGGAGGTGTTGGGATAGGTTACTCTATCCATGCTGGACAGGTAGTTGTTGCAGACGGTACTAAGCTCTCAGAGGAAAAAATAGAAAGAGTTCTAAGAAACGATCCTGGTTTAGGAATAGTAAGACACGCAGATGCCGGATATGAAATCTCAATTAAGATAGCAAAGAAAAATAAAATAAAAATACCTATGATAAGGGAAGAAGATTGA
- a CDS encoding LemA family protein: MENAWSQIDVQLKRRHDLIPNLINAVKGYMKYE, from the coding sequence GTGGAAAATGCGTGGTCTCAAATAGATGTTCAGCTTAAAAGAAGACACGATTTAATACCGAATCTTATAAACGCTGTAAAGGGTTATATGAAATATGAGTAA
- a CDS encoding acetyl-CoA carboxylase carboxyltransferase subunit alpha, translated as MLEFEKPVIELETKIKELKELSKSRPEILEEIERLEKKLIKVKENVYKNLSPWNITQIARHPDRPHSLDFIKNIFDDYFEIHGDRSFGNDYAIVAGFAKLGKNKIVFVGEEKGRDTKEKIKRNFGMPHPEGYRKAIRAFSLAEKFNFPVVTFVDTPGAYPGIGAEERGQAWAISFSIYKMIDLNVPILTFIIGEGGSGGALAIAVGDKVYALKYSIYSVISPEGCAAILFRDSSKAEKAAKYLKLTSSDLLEFSIIDGIIEEPLGGSHIDPQFVYKNVKDTILRDLEELGNYPISELKEKRIKKYLKIKFLKEGENGTRGDT; from the coding sequence ATGTTAGAGTTTGAAAAACCCGTCATTGAATTAGAGACAAAAATAAAGGAGTTAAAGGAACTTTCTAAATCAAGACCTGAAATTCTTGAAGAAATAGAGAGACTCGAAAAAAAACTCATCAAAGTTAAAGAAAACGTTTATAAAAATTTAAGTCCGTGGAATATAACTCAAATAGCTCGTCATCCAGATAGACCACACTCATTAGACTTTATTAAAAATATATTTGATGATTACTTTGAAATTCACGGAGATAGAAGTTTTGGAAACGATTATGCTATTGTTGCTGGTTTTGCAAAACTAGGTAAAAATAAAATTGTTTTTGTGGGAGAAGAAAAGGGAAGAGATACGAAAGAAAAAATAAAGAGAAATTTTGGTATGCCTCATCCAGAAGGGTATAGAAAAGCTATAAGAGCTTTTAGTCTTGCCGAAAAATTTAATTTTCCAGTAGTTACCTTTGTGGATACTCCAGGAGCCTATCCTGGAATAGGGGCAGAAGAAAGGGGGCAAGCCTGGGCCATATCTTTTAGTATTTATAAAATGATAGATTTAAACGTCCCAATTTTAACTTTTATAATTGGGGAAGGGGGGTCCGGTGGAGCTCTTGCAATAGCTGTAGGAGATAAGGTTTATGCACTTAAGTATTCAATCTACTCTGTTATATCACCTGAGGGTTGCGCAGCAATACTTTTTCGCGACTCTTCAAAGGCAGAAAAGGCCGCAAAATACTTAAAACTCACATCAAGTGACCTATTAGAATTTAGCATTATCGATGGAATAATCGAGGAACCCTTAGGGGGTTCACACATAGATCCTCAATTTGTCTATAAAAACGTAAAAGATACAATTTTAAGGGATCTCGAAGAGTTAGGAAACTATCCGATATCGGAATTAAAAGAAAAAAGAATTAAAAAATACCTTAAAATAAAATTTTTAAAAGAGGGGGAAAATGGGACTCGAGGGGACACTTGA